The Lottiidibacillus patelloidae genome includes the window TCGATGGAGAAATTGATGAGCTATACATGGTTTATAACCATTTTGTGAGTGCCATTTCTCAAACATTAGAAGAGAAGAAGTTACTTCCTCTTACTGATATTGAAAACACTGGTAACTCAGCATTATATGAATATGAACCTTCAGAAGAAGAAATATTAGAAGTCCTATTACCGCAATATGCCGAAAGCTTGATCTACGGCGCTTTACTTGACGGTAAAGCTAGTGAACATGCTGCGCGTATGACAGCGATGAAGAGTGCGACAGACAATGCGTCTGATTTAATCGATTCATTAACGCTTTCTTACAACCGTGCACGTCAAGCAGCGATTACGCAAGAAATTACGGAAATTGTCGGAGGAGCAGCTGCACTAGAATAGTCGCAGCGCTTTGCGGAATTGAAGTCAGGAGGGAAAACGATGAATAAAGGACTGATTACTCAAGTAATGGGACCTGTAGTAGACGTTAAGTTTGCAAGCGGTCAATTACCTGAAATCTATAACGCCCTTACAGTTGAATATAAAGGACAGTCTGCAAGCGAAAAAGATTTTAACTTAACGCTTGAAGTTGCTCTTCACCTAGGAAACGATACAGTTCGTACAGTTGCGATGTCTTCTACAGACGGTTTAATTCGTGGAGTAGAAGTTGTTGATACAGGTGCACCTATCTCTGTTCCAGTTGGTGATGTAACTTTAGGACGTGTATTTAACGTATTAGGTGAATCAATCGACTTAGATGAAAAAATTACTGGTGATGTACGTCGTGACCCTATTCACCGTCTAGCACCTACATTCGAAGACTTATCTACAACTACTGAAATTCTTGAAACAGGAATTAAAGTTGTAGACTTACTAGCTCCTTACATTAAGGGTGGTAAGATCGGTTTATTCGGTGGTGCCGGTGTAGGTAAAACAGTACTTATCCAAGAATTAATTAACAACATCGCTCAAGAGCACGGTGGTATCTCAGTATTCGCCGGTGTAGGTGAGCGTACTCGTGAAGGTAATGACCTTTATCACGAAATGAGCGACTCTGGCGTTATCAAGAAAACTGCGATGGTATTCGGTCAAATGAACGAGCCACCAGGTGCGCGTCAACGTGTTGCATTAACAGGATTAACAATGGCGGAATATTTCCGTGATGAGCAAGGACAAGACGTTCTT containing:
- the atpD gene encoding F0F1 ATP synthase subunit beta: MNKGLITQVMGPVVDVKFASGQLPEIYNALTVEYKGQSASEKDFNLTLEVALHLGNDTVRTVAMSSTDGLIRGVEVVDTGAPISVPVGDVTLGRVFNVLGESIDLDEKITGDVRRDPIHRLAPTFEDLSTTTEILETGIKVVDLLAPYIKGGKIGLFGGAGVGKTVLIQELINNIAQEHGGISVFAGVGERTREGNDLYHEMSDSGVIKKTAMVFGQMNEPPGARQRVALTGLTMAEYFRDEQGQDVLFFIDNIFRFTQAGSEVSALLGRMPSAVGYQPTLATEMGQLQERITSTNVGSVTSIQAIYVPADDYTDPAPATTFAHLDATTNLERKLSEMGIYPAVDPLASTSRALSPEIVGEEHYEVARSVQSTLQRYKELQDIIAILGMDELSDEDKQIVNRARRIQFFLSQNFHVAEQFTGQAGSYVPVQETVKGFKEILEGKYDHLPEDAFRLVGRIEEVVAKAEEMEAKA